A single window of Halobacterium jilantaiense DNA harbors:
- a CDS encoding DUF7545 family protein: MDEATFTIEDPDGNTNDVTLPAGLVDLFAEEDDESNAQVVGDIALMAFAQRAHAVVHHSEGQVDDELEAIEQAALDQFEERFGQSFGEATGHQH; the protein is encoded by the coding sequence ATGGACGAAGCCACGTTTACCATCGAGGACCCGGACGGAAACACGAACGACGTCACGCTCCCTGCGGGGCTCGTGGACCTGTTCGCGGAGGAGGACGACGAGTCGAACGCGCAGGTCGTCGGCGACATCGCGCTGATGGCGTTCGCGCAGCGCGCCCACGCCGTCGTCCACCACAGCGAGGGGCAGGTCGACGACGAACTGGAAGCCATCGAGCAGGCGGCCCTCGACCAGTTCGAGGAGCGCTTCGGCCAGTCGTTCGGTGAAGCGACCGGCCACCAGCACTAG
- a CDS encoding SDR family NAD(P)-dependent oxidoreductase: protein MQDTAVVAGVGPGFGETLVRRFAEAGYAVAAFARSSDYLADLESDLRADGHDALGVPTDLADPDAITEGFDTVRDELGPADVFVYNPSVPAPGHLFEVDDDDFDAVLDVVLRGAFHAAREAVADMTERPPGTERGADAADGGTVLFTGTSIAKRAFGNLVAWDLAGPGLRGFAQSLARRFGPEGVHVSYVVVDGAIGGPGESDTARDESELLDPGAMADTYLDLVQQDERAWTFELDLRAYGDEMRT, encoded by the coding sequence ATGCAGGATACTGCTGTCGTCGCGGGCGTCGGCCCCGGATTCGGCGAGACGCTCGTCAGGCGGTTCGCCGAGGCGGGGTACGCCGTCGCGGCGTTCGCGCGCTCGTCGGACTACCTCGCGGACCTCGAATCCGACCTGCGCGCGGACGGTCACGACGCGCTCGGGGTGCCGACAGACCTCGCCGACCCCGACGCAATCACCGAGGGGTTCGACACCGTCCGCGACGAACTCGGCCCCGCGGACGTGTTCGTCTACAATCCGAGTGTCCCAGCGCCCGGGCACCTCTTCGAGGTCGACGACGACGACTTCGACGCCGTTCTCGACGTCGTCCTCCGCGGCGCGTTCCACGCCGCCCGCGAAGCCGTCGCCGACATGACGGAGCGCCCACCGGGCACGGAGCGCGGCGCAGACGCCGCGGACGGCGGGACTGTGCTGTTCACGGGGACGTCCATCGCGAAGCGCGCGTTCGGGAACCTCGTCGCGTGGGACCTCGCCGGCCCCGGGCTCCGCGGATTTGCGCAGTCGCTCGCCCGGCGCTTCGGTCCGGAAGGCGTCCACGTCTCCTACGTCGTCGTGGACGGCGCAATCGGCGGCCCCGGAGAGAGCGACACCGCCCGCGACGAGTCCGAGCTCCTCGACCCCGGAGCGATGGCCGACACCTACCTCGACCTCGTCCAGCAAGACGAGCGCGCGTGGACGTTCGAACTCGACCTGCGGGCGTACGGCGACGAGATGCGGACCTGA
- a CDS encoding DUF7128 family protein: MVEETERDDMTWYRCEECGLMFDDAGDAGQHEQNCDAEEPSYLQ; the protein is encoded by the coding sequence ATGGTCGAGGAGACAGAACGCGACGACATGACCTGGTACCGCTGCGAGGAGTGTGGCCTGATGTTCGACGACGCCGGCGACGCCGGCCAGCACGAGCAGAACTGCGACGCCGAGGAGCCGTCGTACCTCCAGTAG
- a CDS encoding DUF555 domain-containing protein — protein MDCRVVVEAAVPVYDVQSADEAVRIAISKTGEMLNPDLNYVEIEMGHRSCPHCGEEMEPAFVAADESLVALELAMTVFNVEREEHASRIARKEIGQRLENIPLDVLTVDVVEEEEETADGNGDDA, from the coding sequence ATGGATTGTAGGGTGGTCGTCGAGGCTGCAGTCCCAGTGTACGACGTGCAGTCCGCTGACGAGGCAGTACGCATCGCCATCTCGAAGACCGGTGAGATGTTGAACCCGGACCTGAACTACGTCGAAATCGAGATGGGACATCGGTCGTGTCCCCACTGCGGCGAGGAGATGGAGCCGGCGTTCGTCGCGGCCGACGAGAGTCTGGTGGCCCTCGAACTCGCGATGACGGTGTTCAACGTCGAACGGGAGGAACACGCGTCCCGCATCGCTCGCAAGGAGATCGGTCAACGACTGGAGAACATCCCGCTGGACGTACTGACCGTCGACGTCGTAGAGGAGGAGGAGGAAACCGCGGACGGGAACGGAGACGACGCGTAA
- a CDS encoding UPF0058 family protein — MKKQELIHLHGLLAEVSNYYDQNAAEDVDLDEYEDLGVRPTSIHKSKTDHKAAVFALAGGITSTMATEDEEESEAVPASAD, encoded by the coding sequence ATGAAGAAGCAGGAGCTCATCCACCTTCACGGCCTTCTCGCCGAGGTCAGCAACTACTACGACCAGAACGCAGCAGAGGACGTGGACCTCGACGAGTACGAGGATCTCGGGGTACGACCGACGTCCATTCACAAGTCCAAGACGGACCACAAAGCAGCCGTGTTCGCGCTCGCAGGAGGCATCACCTCCACGATGGCCACAGAGGACGAGGAAGAGTCGGAAGCCGTCCCCGCTTCTGCCGACTGA
- a CDS encoding Single-stranded DNA binding protein → MNVDDHAEDLASDLGVDKAEVKENLQNLVEYSVPLEEAKRSLRRKYGDEGSSASEGPTAADIADIGPDSGNVTVTAKVLTAGTRSIRYQGDDHVIGEGELADETGRISYTAWEEFGLEPGDTVTIGNASVREWEGQPELNFGESSTVTKADDIDVPYEVGGDRGLADLSPGDRGRNVEAKVTEVETRTIDGRDGETEILSGVLGDESARLPFTDWDPHAEIESGASIRAEDVYVREFRGVPSVNVSEFSTVERLDREVAVGGPTRLTVREAVERGGAYDVELVGNVIEVRDGSGLIQRCPQCGRVVQKGQCRQHGEVDAEDDLRVKAILDDGTETVTAVLDRDLTEDVYGGTLEDAREQAREAMDQSVVAETIAEGVVGREFTVRGHLSVDEYGANLETIDFAESDDDPAARAEAFLQEVDA, encoded by the coding sequence ATGAACGTCGACGATCACGCCGAGGATCTCGCCTCCGACCTCGGTGTAGACAAAGCGGAGGTCAAAGAGAACCTGCAGAACCTCGTGGAGTACAGCGTGCCACTGGAGGAGGCCAAGCGCAGCCTCCGGCGGAAGTACGGCGACGAGGGGTCCAGCGCGTCGGAGGGCCCGACGGCCGCCGACATCGCGGACATCGGGCCGGACTCCGGGAACGTCACCGTCACCGCGAAGGTGCTGACGGCGGGGACGCGCTCGATTCGCTACCAGGGCGACGACCACGTCATCGGCGAGGGCGAGCTCGCCGACGAGACCGGCCGCATCTCCTACACGGCGTGGGAGGAGTTCGGTCTCGAACCGGGCGACACCGTGACCATCGGGAACGCGAGCGTCCGCGAGTGGGAGGGGCAGCCGGAACTGAACTTCGGGGAGTCCTCGACGGTCACGAAAGCCGACGACATCGACGTGCCCTACGAGGTGGGCGGCGACCGAGGTCTTGCCGACCTGTCGCCGGGCGACCGCGGGCGGAACGTCGAGGCGAAGGTGACCGAGGTGGAGACCCGGACCATCGACGGCCGCGACGGCGAGACGGAGATTCTCTCCGGCGTGCTGGGCGACGAGTCCGCGCGCCTGCCGTTCACGGACTGGGACCCCCACGCCGAAATCGAGTCGGGCGCGTCCATTCGCGCCGAGGATGTCTACGTCCGCGAGTTCCGCGGCGTGCCGTCGGTGAACGTCTCCGAGTTCTCGACCGTCGAGCGCCTCGACCGCGAGGTGGCCGTCGGTGGGCCGACCCGGCTCACCGTTCGAGAGGCCGTGGAGCGCGGCGGCGCGTACGACGTGGAACTCGTCGGGAACGTCATCGAGGTCCGGGACGGGTCCGGGCTCATCCAGCGCTGTCCCCAGTGCGGCCGCGTCGTCCAGAAGGGGCAGTGCCGGCAGCACGGCGAGGTCGACGCCGAGGACGACCTCCGAGTCAAGGCCATCCTCGACGACGGCACGGAGACCGTCACCGCAGTCCTCGACCGCGACCTGACAGAGGACGTCTACGGCGGGACGCTGGAGGACGCCCGCGAGCAGGCTCGCGAGGCGATGGACCAGTCCGTCGTCGCGGAGACCATCGCCGAGGGCGTGGTCGGCCGCGAGTTCACCGTCCGGGGCCACCTCTCCGTCGACGAGTACGGCGCGAACCTGGAGACCATCGACTTCGCGGAGAGCGACGACGACCCGGCCGCGCGTGCCGAGGCCTTCCTCCAGGAGGTGGACGCATGA
- a CDS encoding 2,5-diamino-6-(ribosylamino)-4(3H)-pyrimidinone 5'-phosphate reductase, producing the protein MHVVVNAAMSADGKLSTRRREQVAISGSEDFERVDELRASVDAVMVGVGTVLADNPSLTLDDSDHVAAREERGESPHPARVVADSHARTPPDARLLDGAADTYVLVAEAEPVEHRESLEAAGATVVVAGENRVDLPSALDALESRGVDRLMVEGGGELIFSLFAEDLVDELSVFVAPQIIGGRDAPTLADGDGFVDDFPELDLAGVERVDDGVLLTYDC; encoded by the coding sequence ATGCACGTCGTCGTGAACGCAGCGATGAGCGCGGACGGCAAGCTCTCCACGCGCCGCCGCGAGCAGGTCGCCATCAGCGGCAGCGAGGACTTCGAGCGCGTCGACGAACTGCGCGCGAGCGTCGACGCCGTCATGGTCGGCGTCGGAACCGTCCTCGCCGACAACCCCTCCCTGACGCTGGACGACAGCGACCACGTCGCCGCCCGCGAGGAGCGCGGCGAGTCCCCGCACCCGGCGCGCGTCGTCGCGGACTCCCACGCCCGCACGCCGCCGGACGCCCGGCTGCTGGACGGCGCTGCCGACACGTACGTCCTCGTCGCCGAGGCGGAGCCGGTCGAACACCGGGAGAGCCTGGAGGCCGCGGGCGCGACTGTGGTCGTCGCCGGCGAGAACCGCGTCGACCTGCCGTCAGCCCTCGACGCCCTCGAATCCCGGGGCGTCGACCGGCTCATGGTGGAGGGCGGCGGCGAACTCATCTTCTCGCTGTTCGCCGAGGACCTCGTCGACGAACTCTCTGTCTTCGTCGCCCCCCAGATTATCGGCGGCCGGGACGCCCCGACGCTCGCCGACGGCGACGGCTTCGTCGACGACTTCCCCGAACTCGACCTCGCGGGCGTCGAGCGCGTCGACGACGGCGTCCTCCTCACGTACGACTGCTGA
- a CDS encoding metallophosphoesterase, which translates to MALVEPVPGEPAATAELGGERGLVVADYHAGIEVSLRREGLEVQGRGPQRRRRLRRLVRERDADRVVFLGDLGHAIGVPDGAEFDELDALFDSLDVPVTLVAGNHDGGIGEAFPDVEVTPTDGVRIGDVGFAHGHTWPSPEVLEAETVCVGHEHTAVRLEDEVGGTRVERAWLRGPLAAEPFETHYDRSLDVNGDLAVFPAFNDLSGGTWVNVDGQGFLAPFLPAGCPAAELYLLDGTRLGRYDRV; encoded by the coding sequence ATGGCGCTCGTCGAGCCCGTCCCCGGGGAGCCCGCAGCGACGGCGGAGTTGGGGGGCGAGCGCGGGCTCGTGGTCGCGGACTACCACGCCGGCATCGAGGTGTCGCTCCGACGCGAGGGGCTGGAAGTGCAGGGCAGGGGGCCGCAGCGCCGCCGCCGGCTCAGGCGGCTGGTCCGCGAGCGGGACGCCGACCGCGTGGTGTTCCTCGGCGACCTCGGTCACGCCATCGGCGTTCCGGACGGCGCGGAGTTCGACGAACTCGACGCGCTGTTCGATTCGCTGGACGTGCCGGTGACGCTGGTCGCGGGCAACCACGACGGCGGCATCGGCGAGGCCTTCCCGGACGTCGAAGTGACGCCGACCGACGGCGTCCGAATCGGTGACGTGGGGTTCGCGCACGGCCACACCTGGCCGAGCCCCGAGGTGCTGGAGGCCGAGACGGTCTGCGTCGGCCACGAGCACACCGCGGTCCGGCTGGAGGACGAGGTCGGCGGAACGCGCGTCGAGCGCGCGTGGCTTCGCGGGCCGCTGGCGGCCGAGCCGTTCGAGACCCACTACGACCGCAGCCTCGACGTGAACGGCGACCTCGCGGTGTTCCCGGCGTTCAACGACCTCTCCGGCGGGACGTGGGTGAACGTCGACGGCCAGGGGTTCCTCGCGCCGTTCCTCCCCGCGGGCTGTCCGGCCGCCGAGCTCTACCTGCTGGACGGCACGCGGCTCGGGCGCTACGACCGCGTGTAG
- a CDS encoding ArsR/SmtB family transcription factor yields MEAALWYVLTGTRGGPNRVRLLRAVNDRPRNANQLAEDLELDYKTVRHHLDVLVDNDIVESSGDDYGAVYLPTDRVRDHWDTVEDIVDEQADDEEST; encoded by the coding sequence ATGGAGGCCGCGCTGTGGTACGTCTTGACCGGGACGCGGGGCGGCCCCAACCGGGTACGGCTCCTGCGGGCGGTGAACGACCGCCCGCGGAACGCGAACCAGCTCGCAGAGGACCTCGAGCTGGACTACAAGACGGTGCGACACCACCTCGACGTGCTCGTCGACAACGACATCGTCGAGTCCAGCGGGGACGACTACGGCGCGGTCTACCTGCCGACCGACCGCGTCCGCGACCACTGGGACACCGTCGAGGACATCGTCGACGAACAGGCCGACGACGAGGAATCGACATGA
- a CDS encoding translation initiation factor IF-2 subunit beta has translation MDYEEQLDRAMDQKPDIAGNESRFEVADPEVRKEGNVTVYENFQSTLDDLSREQDHVLKFLQNELGTSASIDESGRARLTGEFGQTRVADTLDEYVETYVICPECGLPDTNLETVDGTERLHCEACGARSAV, from the coding sequence ATGGACTACGAAGAGCAACTCGACCGCGCGATGGACCAGAAACCCGACATCGCGGGCAACGAGAGCCGATTCGAGGTCGCCGACCCCGAGGTCCGGAAGGAGGGGAACGTCACGGTCTACGAGAACTTCCAGTCGACGCTGGACGACCTCAGCCGCGAGCAGGACCACGTCCTGAAGTTCCTGCAGAACGAGCTCGGAACGTCCGCGAGCATCGACGAGAGCGGGCGCGCGCGGCTCACGGGCGAGTTCGGTCAGACGCGGGTCGCCGACACGCTCGACGAGTACGTGGAGACGTACGTCATCTGTCCGGAGTGCGGGCTGCCGGACACGAATCTGGAGACGGTCGACGGCACCGAGCGCCTGCACTGTGAGGCCTGCGGCGCGCGGTCGGCGGTCTGA
- a CDS encoding DUF357 domain-containing protein, with protein sequence MAADLDEKTDRYEGLLADALAEADPVPPADSPLGEAAAEYLEMAESYLKDGRHFREHDDPVNALAAFSYGHAWLDAGARIGLFDVPEAGHLFTV encoded by the coding sequence ATGGCCGCCGACCTCGACGAGAAGACCGACCGCTACGAGGGCCTGCTCGCCGACGCGCTCGCCGAAGCCGACCCCGTCCCGCCGGCTGACTCCCCGCTCGGGGAGGCTGCCGCAGAGTACCTCGAGATGGCCGAGTCCTACCTGAAAGACGGCCGGCACTTCCGCGAGCACGACGACCCAGTGAACGCGCTCGCCGCGTTCTCCTACGGCCACGCGTGGCTCGACGCCGGTGCGCGCATCGGCCTCTTCGACGTGCCGGAGGCCGGCCACCTCTTCACCGTGTAA
- a CDS encoding DEAD/DEAH box helicase, with product MSESEGMDAFAHLGDELRRALSERGFTTPTEPQRRAIPALADGRNGLVVAPTGTGKTETAMLPVLNSLVSGDGPPEGFGALYVTPLRALNRDMRERLDWWGETLGLDVDVRHGDTTDYQRKKQADDPPDVLVTTPETLQAMLTGEKLRDGLADVEHVVVDEVHELAGAKRGAQLSIGMERLVELAGDFQRVGLSATVGDPHEVGAFLTGGRGCEIIEVDVASKVDFEVREPEVTDADERMANELMTSPEMASHVRAIRELVERHDSVLIFVNTRQTAEALGSRFKELGANIGVHHGSLSKEARIDVEDRFKAGELDGLLCTSSMELGIDVGRIDHVVQYASPREVKRLLQRVGRAGHRRDEVSEGTVITGNPDDALEALAIARRASHGDVEETQIHHGSLDTVANQIVGVAMDFGETEAWHAYKIITRAYPFKQLPEETFREVAMELHRNRVVYVDEDEDTISKSGGTWQYYYANLSMIPDEETYDVYDMAAGRQVGTLDERFVVNFAEPGATFVQRGEMWRITNIDEDDQQVEVSPIEDPTGEVPSWTGQEIPVPYEVAKEVGEMRASAGDQFAAGGTENAVAREFTTRYPTDDYTARGALGQVSRQVEQGVPIPSDDRLVVEQAGKTIVLNACLGHEANETLGRLLSALLGQRTGSSVGIDVGPYRVELEVPAGVSADDVVDLLHETDPGHVEAILELSLKQSETLKFTLAQVAAKFGALKRWKGRDGVGLSRLLGALEDTPVYDEAVREVFHTDLDVERASEVLDAVQAGDLDVEVVGERTAIGSGGRSSGTELLTPENADASVVQTVKERIQDDRVKLFCVHCTDWEQETKVRRVADQPECPRCGSTRIAALSPWADEVVTAVRATDKDDEQDEQTQRAFRNASIVQSHGKPAVVALSARGVGPRNAARVINRHREDEADFYRDILEREREYARTKAFW from the coding sequence ATGTCGGAGTCCGAGGGGATGGACGCGTTCGCCCACCTGGGCGACGAACTCAGGCGCGCGCTCTCGGAGCGCGGGTTCACGACGCCGACGGAGCCACAGCGCCGCGCCATCCCGGCGCTCGCCGACGGCCGGAACGGGCTGGTGGTCGCGCCCACCGGCACCGGGAAGACGGAGACGGCGATGCTGCCGGTGCTGAACAGCCTCGTGTCCGGCGACGGGCCGCCCGAGGGGTTCGGCGCACTCTACGTGACGCCGCTGCGCGCGCTCAACCGGGACATGCGCGAGCGCCTGGACTGGTGGGGGGAGACGCTCGGGCTGGACGTGGACGTGCGGCACGGCGACACGACGGACTACCAGCGGAAGAAACAGGCCGACGACCCACCAGACGTGCTGGTGACGACGCCGGAGACGCTGCAGGCGATGCTGACAGGGGAGAAACTCCGGGACGGGCTGGCGGACGTCGAGCACGTCGTCGTCGACGAGGTCCACGAGCTCGCGGGCGCGAAACGCGGCGCACAGCTCTCCATCGGCATGGAGCGCCTCGTCGAGCTGGCGGGGGACTTCCAGCGCGTCGGGCTGTCGGCGACGGTCGGCGACCCCCACGAGGTCGGCGCGTTCCTCACGGGCGGCCGGGGCTGCGAGATCATCGAGGTCGACGTGGCGTCGAAGGTCGACTTCGAGGTCCGGGAGCCGGAGGTGACGGACGCGGACGAGCGGATGGCGAACGAACTGATGACGAGTCCCGAGATGGCGAGCCACGTCCGCGCTATCCGCGAACTCGTGGAGCGCCACGACTCCGTCCTGATTTTCGTGAACACGCGCCAGACGGCGGAGGCGCTGGGCTCGCGGTTCAAGGAACTCGGTGCGAACATCGGCGTCCACCACGGGTCGCTGTCGAAGGAGGCCCGCATCGACGTCGAGGACCGCTTCAAGGCAGGGGAGCTGGACGGCCTGCTCTGCACGTCGTCGATGGAGCTCGGCATCGACGTGGGCCGCATCGACCACGTCGTCCAGTACGCCTCCCCGCGTGAGGTCAAGCGGCTGCTGCAGCGGGTCGGGCGCGCGGGCCACCGACGCGACGAGGTCAGCGAAGGCACGGTGATTACCGGGAATCCCGACGACGCGCTGGAAGCGCTCGCAATCGCGCGACGGGCGAGCCACGGCGACGTGGAAGAGACTCAGATTCACCACGGCAGTCTGGACACCGTCGCGAATCAGATCGTCGGCGTCGCGATGGACTTCGGGGAGACCGAGGCGTGGCACGCGTACAAGATCATCACGCGAGCGTACCCGTTCAAGCAACTGCCCGAGGAGACGTTCCGGGAGGTGGCGATGGAACTCCACCGGAACCGTGTCGTGTACGTCGACGAGGACGAGGACACCATCTCGAAGTCCGGGGGGACGTGGCAGTACTACTACGCGAACCTCTCGATGATTCCGGACGAGGAGACCTACGACGTCTACGACATGGCGGCCGGTCGGCAGGTCGGTACGCTCGACGAGCGCTTCGTCGTGAACTTCGCCGAGCCGGGGGCGACGTTCGTGCAGCGCGGCGAGATGTGGCGCATCACCAACATCGACGAGGACGACCAGCAGGTCGAGGTCTCGCCCATCGAGGACCCGACGGGCGAAGTCCCCTCGTGGACGGGCCAAGAGATTCCGGTGCCCTACGAGGTCGCCAAGGAGGTCGGCGAGATGCGGGCGTCGGCCGGCGACCAGTTCGCCGCGGGCGGCACCGAGAACGCGGTCGCCCGGGAGTTCACCACCCGGTACCCGACCGACGACTACACCGCACGCGGCGCGCTCGGCCAGGTCTCCCGGCAGGTCGAGCAGGGGGTGCCGATTCCGAGCGACGACCGCCTCGTCGTCGAGCAGGCCGGGAAGACCATCGTCCTGAACGCCTGCCTCGGCCACGAGGCCAACGAAACGCTGGGGCGGCTGCTGTCGGCGCTGCTCGGCCAGCGAACCGGGTCCTCTGTCGGTATCGATGTCGGCCCGTACCGGGTCGAGCTTGAAGTTCCGGCGGGCGTCAGCGCCGACGACGTGGTCGACCTCCTGCACGAGACCGACCCCGGGCACGTCGAGGCCATTCTCGAACTGAGCCTGAAGCAGTCCGAGACGCTGAAGTTCACGCTCGCGCAGGTCGCCGCGAAGTTCGGCGCGCTCAAACGCTGGAAGGGCCGGGACGGCGTCGGGCTATCCCGGCTCCTGGGTGCGCTGGAGGACACACCCGTCTACGACGAGGCCGTCCGGGAGGTGTTCCACACGGACCTCGACGTGGAGCGCGCGAGCGAGGTGCTCGACGCCGTGCAGGCCGGCGACCTCGACGTCGAAGTCGTCGGGGAGCGTACGGCAATCGGGTCGGGCGGCCGGTCCTCGGGGACCGAACTGCTCACGCCCGAGAACGCGGACGCGAGCGTCGTCCAGACGGTCAAAGAACGCATCCAGGACGACCGCGTGAAGCTGTTCTGCGTCCACTGCACGGACTGGGAGCAGGAGACGAAGGTCCGCCGGGTCGCCGACCAGCCGGAGTGCCCGCGCTGTGGCTCCACTCGTATCGCCGCGCTCTCGCCGTGGGCCGACGAGGTCGTCACGGCCGTCCGCGCGACGGACAAAGACGACGAGCAGGACGAGCAGACCCAGCGCGCGTTCCGGAACGCGAGCATCGTCCAGAGCCACGGGAAGCCCGCGGTCGTCGCGCTGTCCGCGCGGGGTGTCGGCCCGCGGAACGCCGCGCGCGTCATCAACCGCCACCGGGAGGACGAGGCGGACTTCTACCGGGACATCCTCGAACGCGAGCGCGAGTACGCCCGCACGAAGGCGTTCTGGTAG
- a CDS encoding NAD(P)/FAD-dependent oxidoreductase has translation MTDDENAAGGAAATDGGASGADVAEHRKLIITGTGIAALSAAIYAARSNNDPLLFEGDEPGGQLTLTTEVENYPGFSEGISGPELINEMKDQAGRFGAEFEHGIVESIDDSVRPFRVELANGDVYTADAVIVASGASARTLGIPGEDELMGQGVSTCATCDGAFFKGEDMVVVGGGDAAAEEASFLTKFADTVYLVHRRDELRAEDYWADRIDDQVEAGDIEVLWNTEAVEVHGSAEEGVTGATLVRHPEGHPTAKLDDDATEQFELDVGAFFVAIGHTPNTDFLEDTGVELDDDGYLDTVGGKGGGQTATAVEGIFGAGDVVDYHYQQAVTAAGMGSKAALDADAYLEEQADAAASEHSEAATADD, from the coding sequence ATGACTGACGACGAGAACGCCGCGGGCGGTGCGGCAGCGACCGACGGTGGTGCGAGCGGAGCGGACGTCGCGGAACACCGGAAGCTCATCATCACGGGAACCGGTATCGCGGCGCTGAGCGCAGCTATCTACGCGGCGCGCTCGAACAACGACCCGCTGCTGTTCGAGGGCGACGAGCCCGGCGGTCAGCTCACGCTCACGACCGAGGTGGAGAACTACCCCGGGTTCTCCGAGGGCATCTCCGGGCCGGAGCTCATCAACGAGATGAAAGACCAGGCCGGCCGATTCGGTGCCGAGTTCGAACACGGCATCGTCGAGTCTATCGACGACTCCGTGCGGCCGTTCCGCGTCGAACTCGCGAACGGCGACGTCTACACGGCGGACGCCGTTATCGTGGCGTCCGGGGCGAGCGCGCGCACGCTCGGCATCCCCGGCGAGGACGAACTGATGGGGCAGGGCGTCTCGACGTGTGCGACCTGCGACGGCGCGTTCTTCAAGGGCGAGGACATGGTCGTCGTGGGCGGCGGCGACGCGGCCGCCGAGGAGGCCAGCTTCCTCACGAAGTTCGCGGACACCGTCTATCTCGTCCACCGCCGCGACGAACTGCGCGCGGAGGACTACTGGGCCGACCGCATCGACGACCAGGTCGAGGCCGGCGACATCGAGGTGCTGTGGAACACGGAAGCCGTCGAGGTCCACGGCTCCGCCGAGGAGGGCGTGACGGGCGCGACGCTCGTTCGCCACCCCGAGGGCCACCCGACGGCGAAGCTCGACGACGACGCGACCGAGCAGTTCGAACTCGACGTCGGCGCGTTCTTCGTCGCCATCGGCCACACGCCGAACACCGACTTTCTCGAAGACACGGGCGTCGAACTGGACGACGACGGCTACCTCGACACCGTCGGCGGGAAGGGCGGCGGCCAGACCGCCACCGCCGTGGAGGGCATCTTCGGCGCGGGCGACGTCGTCGACTACCACTACCAGCAGGCCGTGACGGCGGCCGGCATGGGCTCGAAAGCCGCCCTCGACGCGGACGCGTATCTGGAGGAGCAGGCCGACGCGGCCGCCAGCGAGCACAGCGAGGCCGCGACCGCCGACGACTGA
- a CDS encoding DUF5796 family protein, whose protein sequence is MSARNDVAPSTLGVELAEEGVYVEYTDGRRVFYNGVPERIEGTLRTNPGKDVHVLVTDPTETEGVLVYVNDLKTDDEILESTGVGRVMLDPGEEEELFPGVTVRADGYAVEVEADPEAARGRVFVFEEDELGEYAYELFDE, encoded by the coding sequence ATGAGCGCCCGTAACGACGTCGCGCCGAGCACCCTCGGCGTCGAACTGGCAGAAGAGGGCGTCTACGTCGAGTACACGGACGGTCGACGCGTGTTCTACAACGGCGTCCCCGAGCGAATCGAGGGCACCCTGCGGACGAACCCCGGCAAGGACGTCCACGTGCTCGTGACTGACCCGACGGAGACGGAGGGCGTCCTCGTCTACGTGAACGACCTCAAGACCGACGACGAGATTCTGGAGTCCACGGGCGTCGGACGCGTGATGTTAGACCCCGGCGAGGAAGAAGAGCTGTTCCCGGGCGTGACAGTGCGAGCGGACGGCTACGCGGTGGAGGTCGAGGCCGACCCCGAGGCGGCCCGGGGCCGCGTGTTCGTCTTCGAGGAAGACGAACTCGGCGAGTACGCCTACGAGCTGTTCGACGAGTAG
- a CDS encoding DUF7836 family putative zinc-binding protein — protein MAHEAFVQLSCPECSKNWESTPSELPAHDENFSCPECHATRRMALFTRTDRDLENLKRLQ, from the coding sequence ATGGCACACGAGGCGTTCGTGCAGCTGTCCTGTCCCGAGTGCTCGAAGAACTGGGAGAGTACGCCCAGCGAGTTGCCCGCTCACGACGAGAACTTCAGCTGTCCGGAGTGCCACGCCACCCGCCGGATGGCGCTGTTCACGCGGACTGACCGCGACCTCGAGAATCTGAAGCGACTCCAGTAG